The following are encoded in a window of Haloarcula hispanica ATCC 33960 genomic DNA:
- a CDS encoding PD-(D/E)XK nuclease family protein translates to MPIQRARSLADLYTSVADYDLVLVPEAPVASALNRRLDRPQFGTFATTPRRLAAGRREQAEDRTAFLELADTVDDSWKALSYAIGNVLQCWEHHGQAAGILEYPAYDDPTTRTVVDRLAARQSTSQQLTEFTVDADQSVAVVGLPEFTELERSILPAEYDTYPLLTDDTFDYPAFNIFRSPSAIVDAVVDTIDEESADNVAVVLDSSSQYSPLVESALEAADIPYYGGPGFIDNLDVRAVLRLLRVAYRGSETTVSDIAPILSRLGTDVDIEHSEKRLAATDLPATAWITEVCETIEGRTFGSLLTAYESKAGRTLDRLRDELESLGLHDTVVTESRVSDLAFYLDFYEVPVDRENEGVLLADAKSAGYVDRQAVFFLGLDEGWTNSAPQRPWVDTEAQFDRYIRRFQRLIQSGSDQYYLVEDTAGGQPVTPCLYFEELLEEPFERFSDLESVRYERTVDGNRDGFAKTAVEPPVESAPIETISQTSLNNFVNSPREYLFSRLVDSPDKDYFREGNLFHDFAEFYVNYPEIIDTDTLSEVVDVMLEEAKPFYPETDRMLRRRQYRIGLETIVEYLDANPPTAPADLPPAGEPDENFFASYFDRPVDSPLTERQFTNPDLGINGKIDLVEGPTALLDYKSGSKKSAYDVCKQAAMDPPNDTINYQAIAYLAQFRTHQPNAELSFSFFHFLETLDDAITGDAAVDDTLTIVSYYPQSFDEFVGTRPAYEVLLDGYKDCVATFEELGFGGYSDIMTDLTFPDTTERSALRESDFADRFAKAVRQETSDDVDAEKGADQAIRALNGVRKRNFFKDDLDQFEEFVADRLTEINRYRAGEERFPIEGLGGEPNYRRIDHRDMFLEGSR, encoded by the coding sequence GTGCCTATTCAGCGTGCAAGATCACTTGCGGATCTGTATACATCGGTCGCCGACTATGATCTCGTCTTGGTTCCTGAGGCCCCGGTTGCGAGCGCCCTCAACCGCCGGCTCGACCGGCCACAGTTCGGGACGTTTGCAACCACTCCACGCCGACTGGCCGCTGGGCGGCGCGAGCAGGCCGAAGACCGGACGGCGTTTCTGGAACTCGCCGACACTGTCGACGACTCGTGGAAAGCTCTGTCCTACGCTATCGGGAACGTCCTCCAGTGCTGGGAGCACCACGGACAGGCCGCGGGGATCCTGGAGTATCCAGCCTACGACGATCCCACCACGCGCACTGTGGTGGACAGGCTCGCCGCACGCCAGTCGACGTCACAACAGCTGACAGAGTTCACGGTTGACGCGGACCAGTCGGTTGCCGTCGTTGGGCTCCCGGAGTTCACTGAACTCGAACGATCGATCCTGCCAGCGGAGTATGACACGTATCCCCTGTTGACTGACGACACCTTCGACTATCCGGCGTTCAACATCTTCAGGTCCCCATCGGCGATTGTCGACGCGGTCGTGGATACCATCGACGAGGAGTCGGCTGACAATGTCGCAGTGGTGCTGGATAGTTCGAGCCAGTACTCTCCGCTGGTCGAATCTGCGCTTGAAGCGGCAGATATTCCCTATTATGGGGGACCGGGGTTCATCGACAACCTCGATGTGCGAGCAGTACTGCGGCTCTTGCGCGTCGCCTATCGTGGTTCCGAGACGACTGTCAGCGATATCGCCCCGATACTGTCACGACTCGGGACCGATGTCGATATCGAGCACAGTGAAAAACGTCTGGCCGCGACCGATCTGCCAGCAACCGCGTGGATTACCGAGGTGTGTGAGACAATTGAGGGCCGTACCTTTGGCTCGCTCCTCACGGCCTACGAATCGAAAGCCGGCCGAACACTGGACCGTCTCCGGGACGAACTCGAGTCGCTCGGGCTCCACGACACTGTGGTCACCGAATCGCGGGTTAGTGATCTGGCCTTCTATCTGGATTTCTACGAGGTCCCAGTGGACAGAGAAAACGAGGGCGTGTTACTCGCAGATGCCAAATCTGCCGGCTACGTCGACCGACAGGCCGTGTTCTTTCTCGGGCTTGACGAGGGCTGGACCAACAGTGCTCCACAGCGCCCCTGGGTCGACACGGAGGCGCAGTTCGATCGGTATATCCGCCGCTTTCAGCGACTAATCCAGAGCGGCAGCGACCAGTACTATCTGGTCGAGGATACCGCTGGGGGCCAACCGGTGACGCCGTGTCTCTACTTCGAGGAACTCCTCGAAGAGCCCTTTGAGCGATTCAGCGACCTCGAATCTGTCAGGTATGAACGAACAGTCGATGGTAACCGTGATGGCTTTGCGAAAACGGCCGTCGAACCCCCGGTCGAGTCGGCACCCATCGAAACGATCAGCCAGACCAGTCTCAACAATTTCGTCAACAGCCCACGGGAGTATCTTTTCAGCCGGCTGGTCGATTCCCCCGACAAGGACTATTTCCGCGAGGGGAATCTGTTCCATGACTTCGCGGAGTTCTACGTCAACTATCCCGAGATCATCGACACAGACACGCTCTCGGAGGTGGTCGATGTCATGCTCGAGGAAGCCAAACCCTTCTACCCTGAGACAGACCGAATGTTACGCCGACGCCAGTATCGGATCGGGCTGGAAACCATCGTCGAATATCTGGATGCCAATCCACCGACGGCACCTGCCGATCTGCCCCCGGCCGGGGAGCCCGATGAGAACTTCTTCGCATCGTATTTCGACCGCCCCGTGGACTCGCCGCTTACCGAACGCCAGTTCACCAACCCGGACCTCGGTATCAACGGGAAAATCGACCTCGTGGAGGGACCCACAGCCCTGCTCGACTACAAGAGCGGGTCGAAGAAATCAGCCTACGATGTCTGTAAACAGGCTGCGATGGACCCGCCCAATGATACAATCAACTATCAGGCAATCGCCTACCTGGCACAGTTCCGTACACACCAGCCAAACGCGGAGCTATCCTTCTCGTTCTTCCACTTCCTCGAAACGCTCGACGATGCGATCACCGGCGACGCGGCTGTGGATGATACGCTGACAATAGTCTCCTACTACCCGCAGTCATTCGACGAGTTCGTCGGGACGCGCCCGGCGTACGAGGTCCTCTTGGATGGCTACAAGGACTGCGTGGCGACCTTCGAGGAGCTTGGCTTCGGGGGCTACAGCGATATCATGACAGACCTCACGTTCCCGGACACGACGGAGCGGTCGGCATTACGGGAGTCTGACTTCGCCGACCGATTTGCCAAGGCCGTGCGTCAAGAAACCAGCGACGACGTCGATGCCGAGAAAGGGGCTGACCAGGCGATTCGAGCGCTCAACGGCGTCAGGAAGCGCAACTTCTTCAAAGATGATCTCGACCAGTTCGAGGAATTCGTCGCCGACCGACTGACCGAGATCAATCGCTACCGGGCGGGCGAGGAGCGATTCCCGATTGAGGGGCTGGGTGGCGAACCCAACTATCGCCGGATCGATCATCGCGATATGTTCCTGGAGGGCAGCCGATGA
- the cutA gene encoding divalent-cation tolerance protein CutA, which produces MPTIYITAPQEAATEIAQTLVEERLAACVNRVACDSIYRWEGEIHTDAEEILLAKTTADRYPDLRDRVVELHPYEVPCIERFDETDIFVPFSDWRTRNVDAE; this is translated from the coding sequence ATGCCGACGATCTATATCACAGCTCCACAAGAGGCTGCAACGGAGATCGCGCAGACACTCGTTGAGGAACGACTTGCAGCGTGTGTGAACCGTGTGGCCTGTGACTCGATATATCGATGGGAGGGCGAAATCCATACCGATGCTGAGGAAATCCTTCTGGCGAAGACGACAGCCGACCGGTATCCCGATCTTCGCGACCGGGTTGTTGAGTTGCACCCCTACGAGGTCCCGTGTATCGAACGCTTTGACGAAACTGATATTTTTGTGCCCTTTTCGGACTGGCGAACCAGGAACGTGGACGCTGAATAA
- a CDS encoding VOC family protein has translation MPSVQFITFACDEVEQLAEFWSVALGGTRRELPESLEPEIVDLPGDGPDLLFKEQPKGTERDLPIHLDVSTENRRETVEQLCNIGGSVRETKTEEYETHTATWTVMSDPEGNGFCVSEYQQ, from the coding sequence ATGCCAAGCGTGCAATTTATTACCTTTGCTTGTGATGAAGTGGAACAACTGGCAGAGTTCTGGTCAGTCGCTCTCGGAGGTACACGACGTGAGCTGCCAGAATCGCTTGAACCTGAAATCGTTGACCTGCCTGGAGATGGTCCGGATTTGCTGTTCAAAGAACAACCGAAAGGAACGGAGCGAGATCTCCCCATTCATCTTGATGTCTCAACCGAGAATCGAAGGGAGACAGTCGAACAACTCTGTAACATAGGTGGGTCTGTCCGCGAAACCAAGACCGAAGAATACGAAACGCACACCGCCACTTGGACAGTGATGTCAGATCCCGAGGGTAACGGATTCTGCGTCAGCGAGTACCAACAATAG
- a CDS encoding helix-turn-helix transcriptional regulator, translating to MTTYHDLTGFQRDLLEAIAAVEDDPYGLALKDYLDERYAEPINHSRLYQNLDQLVDQNLINRDELDARTNVYTLTDAGRHKLQCHAETLAGLCDHLRLTRGAQQ from the coding sequence ATGACGACCTACCACGATCTGACGGGCTTCCAGCGCGATCTCTTGGAAGCCATCGCCGCCGTCGAGGACGATCCCTACGGGCTCGCGCTCAAGGACTACCTCGACGAGCGCTACGCCGAGCCGATTAACCACAGCCGCCTCTACCAGAATCTCGACCAGCTCGTTGACCAGAATCTCATCAACCGGGACGAGCTCGACGCTCGCACCAACGTGTATACGTTGACTGACGCTGGCAGACACAAGCTCCAGTGCCACGCCGAGACGCTCGCAGGGCTCTGTGACCACCTCCGTCTGACCAGAGGTGCCCAACAGTGA
- a CDS encoding FaeA/PapI family transcriptional regulator, producing MSTKGPEPTVSDNELIKAISQTGRPFATAGEVAELVDLSNWRVRQRLERLDEQNKINRSRIGGGPFIYWLDGSFSDESK from the coding sequence ATGTCTACGAAGGGTCCGGAACCAACGGTCAGTGATAACGAGCTAATCAAGGCAATCAGTCAAACCGGCAGACCATTCGCAACAGCTGGGGAGGTTGCTGAATTGGTCGATTTATCCAACTGGAGAGTACGCCAGCGGTTGGAGAGGCTCGACGAACAAAATAAAATCAACCGTTCGCGGATCGGCGGCGGGCCGTTTATTTATTGGCTGGATGGCTCTTTTTCGGACGAATCTAAGTAA